In a genomic window of Prosthecochloris marina:
- a CDS encoding D-alanyl-D-alanine carboxypeptidase family protein, translating into MRQSLTVFVISFFFLVAGLLFAASPFSYAKPSPAERDSLNFEQEINSYILKDMSASKVLMSKNSKKRIQPASLTKILTAIIAIESGKLGNVVTIPEEATNVEPTKAGFDPGEKIRLVDLVKASMVRSSNDAAFAIAYYLGGSVKGFAGIMNRKAKEIGMKHSHFTNPAGYDRDVYAGHYSTADDLLLLTEYAIGNEIFNRVVALDSVSFYEQETKKKYFLKSSNKLLENYPYAVGIKTGYTLRAGRCLIARAKRDKKDMVLVMLKAGKKRWELAERMFEQAFAESQKKKVSYRQDGSEDVRPLILKGGALQ; encoded by the coding sequence ATGAGGCAGTCTTTAACCGTGTTCGTTATTTCCTTTTTCTTCTTGGTTGCGGGTCTGTTGTTTGCAGCGTCGCCTTTTTCTTATGCGAAGCCGAGCCCTGCTGAACGGGACAGCCTGAATTTCGAGCAGGAAATCAACTCGTATATCCTCAAAGACATGAGCGCATCGAAAGTGCTCATGTCCAAAAATTCCAAAAAACGCATACAGCCGGCGAGTCTTACGAAAATATTGACCGCTATCATCGCGATTGAAAGTGGAAAGCTCGGCAACGTAGTCACAATTCCGGAAGAGGCGACAAATGTGGAACCAACCAAGGCCGGTTTTGATCCGGGAGAGAAAATCCGGCTTGTGGATCTGGTCAAGGCATCGATGGTCCGGTCAAGCAATGATGCTGCGTTTGCAATTGCGTACTACCTTGGGGGAAGCGTCAAAGGGTTCGCCGGTATAATGAACCGTAAGGCAAAGGAAATAGGAATGAAGCATTCACATTTCACCAATCCGGCTGGCTATGACCGGGATGTCTACGCCGGACATTACTCGACTGCAGATGATCTGCTTCTTCTTACCGAATATGCTATCGGCAATGAAATTTTCAACCGTGTCGTTGCGCTCGATTCTGTCTCGTTTTATGAACAGGAAACGAAGAAAAAGTACTTTCTCAAATCAAGTAACAAGCTTCTCGAAAACTATCCTTATGCCGTTGGCATCAAGACCGGTTATACTCTTAGGGCAGGAAGATGCCTCATTGCCAGAGCCAAAAGGGATAAAAAGGACATGGTTCTTGTTATGCTCAAAGCGGGGAAAAAACGTTGGGAGCTTGCAGAAAGGATGTTTGAACAGGCTTTTGCCGAGAGTCAAAAGAAGAAGGTTTCTTACCGCCAGGACGGGAGTGAGGATGTCCGGCCCCTGATACTTAAAGGCGGTGCGCTTCAGTGA
- a CDS encoding ROK family protein has product MPRWALGIDLGGTAVKLAVIDENGDVLDHQRHPTRVNAGPEGIVEHIASLGFSMYDRFKKRLDENLFAGIGLGAPGAVDTVKGTLSYPPNLPGWERYPLKSQLQKVLSNEYSLDSSLILENDANIAACGEAVFGAGKVFDDFMMITLGTGVGSGIILDRKLYRGPRGTAGEIGALTVDYDSQSVHVGIRGSVESLIGKKRIVSMGIDMYRCSERNVQAETFHGKDLCDLSPRTLEKAAHHGDAVAKEVWERVGKILGIGLAGVVALMDIRKFVIGGGISGAGDLIFSPAFEQMKAATLPSMHEGMEIVPAALGNKAGVYGAAARCFSFIE; this is encoded by the coding sequence ATGCCGCGTTGGGCGCTTGGGATAGATCTGGGAGGAACGGCGGTTAAACTTGCCGTGATTGACGAAAATGGCGATGTGTTGGATCATCAACGGCATCCAACACGGGTGAATGCCGGGCCGGAGGGTATTGTCGAGCATATTGCATCACTCGGGTTTTCGATGTACGATCGTTTCAAAAAAAGACTTGACGAAAATCTGTTTGCCGGAATCGGGCTTGGTGCCCCTGGAGCGGTGGATACCGTGAAAGGGACGTTAAGCTACCCGCCGAATTTGCCCGGGTGGGAGCGATATCCGCTGAAAAGCCAGCTGCAGAAGGTACTGTCGAATGAGTATTCCCTTGACAGCTCGCTTATCCTGGAAAATGATGCCAATATCGCTGCTTGTGGTGAGGCTGTGTTCGGTGCCGGGAAGGTGTTCGATGATTTTATGATGATTACTCTCGGTACCGGTGTTGGCAGTGGAATTATTCTTGACCGCAAACTCTATCGGGGACCGCGTGGTACCGCCGGTGAAATAGGGGCTTTGACCGTCGATTATGACAGCCAGAGTGTTCATGTAGGTATAAGGGGTTCGGTAGAAAGTCTTATCGGTAAAAAGCGTATTGTTTCCATGGGGATCGACATGTATCGTTGCAGTGAAAGGAACGTACAAGCCGAAACTTTTCATGGAAAGGATTTGTGTGATCTTTCACCGAGAACTCTTGAAAAAGCGGCTCATCATGGAGATGCTGTCGCTAAAGAGGTCTGGGAACGGGTCGGCAAGATACTTGGCATCGGGCTAGCAGGTGTTGTCGCGTTGATGGATATCCGTAAATTTGTTATCGGAGGGGGGATTTCCGGTGCAGGCGATCTGATTTTTTCTCCGGCATTCGAGCAGATGAAAGCGGCGACACTTCCATCGATGCATGAGGGGATGGAGATTGTGCCGGCTGCACTTGGCAACAAAGCAGGGGTCTACGGTGCGGCCGCTCGTTGTTTTTCTTTTATTGAATGA
- a CDS encoding DUF2723 domain-containing protein, with protein MDHKTVHRGIAVTLFLLAEAVYLMTMAPTLSFWDCGEFIATSYTLGVPHPPGAPLFLLVGRLFSMVPFFEDIGARVNLLSTLSASATVMLTYLIIFQLITVYRKSDPRSWDDSGRLSAYGAALVGALALAFSDSFWFNAVETEVYAPSLFFTALVVWFILRWFGEESQEGNERWLMAAMYVIGLSIGVHLLSLLAIFAVIMVYYYKKYEVTVASFLVMAVAASGAFLLVYIGIIKGVPILMQQASWWGIAILLGGIVYVVYVAHIRKYRLLHTLSMSLLLLIVGYTSYALIYVRANASPSINENNPSTGEAFFAYLNREQYGELPLWPRRWSEEPIHRYFYQQYENDLDYFFRYQLSHMYLRYFGWQFIGREGDSDGTDIERADIDWTQLWALPFLVGVFGMFSHFHRDWKMGSVVTALFILTGAALVIYLNQVEPQPRERDYSYTGSFFAFAIWIGIGAENLIRLVRNIAADAQERNILSIVTLGALLLVVDGRMLYANYAVHDRSGNYVPWDWAWNMLQSCEKDAILFTNGDNDTFPLWYLQEVEGIRTDVRVVNLSLANTGWYLDQLKNTSPHGAKKIAFSLSDEELKGISFVPVQPVEVELPAGSEKEALIGEYRSADLDVPEGVVDTLRWQIEPTIIYRGRGFLRPQDFAVYQILMNNYAKRPIYFAITVGRDNLLGIDNYLRLDGLAYKVVPVESSEERVFVGTPKLWTNLCSVFRYRNLDNPDVFIEETSFRLSKNYKPLFSSLAAALAEEPGREINVRQSDGKTRRATGKELALEALDTSQEMLPLERFKMDPGIAASVVSLYVSLGEKDKTDRYIVYLERLAGATALREDPQLHYILALALREVGRTGESAAILDKLFKEIDESKIELPNQ; from the coding sequence ATGGATCACAAAACGGTACACCGCGGCATAGCCGTAACGCTGTTTCTCTTGGCCGAAGCTGTTTATCTGATGACCATGGCTCCCACGCTCTCTTTCTGGGACTGTGGTGAATTTATCGCAACATCGTATACTCTCGGGGTTCCCCATCCTCCGGGTGCCCCTCTTTTTCTCCTGGTTGGCAGGTTGTTTTCCATGGTCCCTTTTTTCGAGGATATCGGGGCCAGAGTCAATCTTTTGAGCACGTTATCGGCCTCGGCAACCGTCATGCTTACCTACCTGATTATTTTTCAATTGATTACCGTCTACCGCAAGAGCGACCCCCGTTCATGGGATGATTCTGGACGGCTCTCGGCCTATGGTGCTGCTCTGGTGGGAGCTCTTGCTCTTGCTTTTTCCGACAGTTTCTGGTTCAATGCGGTTGAAACGGAAGTCTACGCGCCTTCGCTCTTTTTTACCGCACTTGTTGTCTGGTTTATCCTGCGATGGTTTGGAGAGGAGTCTCAAGAGGGAAACGAACGTTGGCTGATGGCCGCGATGTACGTCATCGGCCTGTCGATAGGGGTACACCTCTTGAGTCTTCTGGCCATTTTTGCCGTCATCATGGTGTACTACTATAAAAAATACGAGGTTACAGTTGCTTCGTTCCTGGTGATGGCGGTTGCAGCATCAGGGGCTTTTCTACTGGTTTATATCGGCATTATCAAGGGGGTGCCGATACTGATGCAGCAAGCTTCCTGGTGGGGGATAGCGATACTTCTCGGTGGGATCGTCTATGTCGTGTACGTTGCTCATATCAGAAAGTACAGGTTGCTGCATACGCTCAGTATGTCGTTGCTGCTGCTGATTGTCGGTTATACATCCTATGCACTCATCTATGTCCGTGCAAACGCTTCGCCATCCATAAACGAGAACAATCCTTCAACCGGTGAGGCTTTTTTTGCATACCTGAACCGTGAACAATATGGTGAGTTGCCGTTGTGGCCGAGACGATGGTCAGAAGAGCCGATCCACCGGTATTTTTACCAGCAATACGAGAACGATCTCGACTATTTTTTCCGTTACCAGTTGAGCCATATGTATCTCCGGTATTTCGGGTGGCAGTTTATCGGTCGTGAAGGTGATAGTGATGGGACTGATATCGAAAGGGCTGATATCGACTGGACACAACTCTGGGCATTGCCTTTCCTTGTCGGCGTTTTCGGGATGTTTTCACACTTCCACCGTGACTGGAAGATGGGATCGGTTGTGACCGCGCTGTTTATTCTCACCGGTGCGGCTCTTGTTATCTACCTCAACCAGGTTGAGCCTCAGCCAAGGGAACGGGATTACAGCTACACCGGCAGCTTTTTTGCGTTTGCCATCTGGATCGGTATAGGTGCGGAAAACCTCATCAGGCTGGTTCGTAACATTGCCGCTGATGCGCAGGAAAGGAATATACTTTCTATTGTCACGTTGGGTGCATTGCTGTTGGTGGTGGATGGCAGAATGCTCTATGCCAATTACGCGGTGCACGACCGTTCAGGAAACTACGTGCCCTGGGACTGGGCGTGGAACATGCTGCAGAGCTGCGAAAAGGACGCCATACTCTTTACCAACGGTGATAACGATACCTTTCCGCTCTGGTATCTGCAGGAGGTTGAAGGTATCAGGACTGATGTCCGGGTTGTCAATCTCAGCCTCGCCAATACCGGTTGGTATCTCGACCAGTTGAAGAACACCTCACCGCACGGAGCGAAAAAAATAGCGTTCAGCCTTAGCGATGAGGAGCTGAAAGGAATCAGCTTTGTTCCCGTGCAGCCGGTAGAGGTCGAGCTTCCTGCAGGTTCAGAAAAAGAGGCGCTTATCGGGGAATACCGTTCGGCGGACCTCGATGTTCCGGAAGGAGTTGTCGATACGCTTCGATGGCAGATTGAGCCGACTATTATCTATCGCGGGAGAGGGTTTCTAAGGCCACAGGACTTTGCCGTCTATCAAATTCTGATGAATAATTATGCAAAGCGTCCTATTTATTTTGCCATAACCGTCGGTCGTGATAATCTGCTCGGTATTGACAACTACCTTCGTCTCGACGGACTTGCCTATAAGGTAGTGCCGGTTGAAAGCAGTGAGGAGAGGGTCTTTGTCGGGACGCCAAAACTCTGGACGAATCTCTGCAGTGTTTTTCGTTACCGCAATCTCGACAATCCGGATGTGTTCATCGAGGAAACTTCCTTTAGGCTGAGCAAAAACTACAAGCCACTGTTTTCAAGTCTTGCAGCTGCTCTTGCCGAGGAACCCGGAAGAGAAATCAACGTCAGGCAGAGCGACGGAAAAACTCGCAGGGCCACCGGTAAGGAACTTGCTCTCGAAGCGCTGGATACATCGCAAGAAATGCTACCCCTCGAGCGTTTCAAAATGGACCCGGGGATTGCCGCATCCGTAGTTTCACTGTATGTTTCGCTAGGTGAAAAGGATAAAACGGATCGATATATTGTTTATCTTGAAAGGCTTGCAGGGGCTACCGCTTTGCGTGAAGATCCTCAGCTTCACTATATTCTTGCCCTTGCGTTACGTGAGGTTGGCCGAACCGGTGAATCCGCAGCAATTTTGGACAAGCTTTTCAAGGAGATTGATGAAAGCAAAATTGAATTACCGAATCAATAA
- a CDS encoding ComF family protein: protein MRPLVVFLLLNENGAMLDEVLHLFYPRVCAGCNALLDEGEREICHECIVSFDRFSDADAADRAVKQVFRRTFAADDGLQKAWTLYRFHKNDRLQKVIHAMKYEGVYRLGSVLGELLAEMIGDSVIAARSDCIVPVPLHQLKVIERTYNQSELIARSLGVALGKDVRVDLVARKKYTRSQAGLSPRERLRNVENAFTSSGNAVPGNILLVDDVLTTGSTVAAVMRSLKSAGASNVSLATIALAV, encoded by the coding sequence GTGCGGCCGCTCGTTGTTTTTCTTTTATTGAATGAAAATGGCGCGATGCTTGACGAAGTGCTCCATCTTTTTTATCCTCGCGTTTGTGCAGGATGTAATGCGCTGCTTGACGAGGGTGAACGGGAGATCTGTCATGAATGTATCGTCTCTTTCGACAGGTTTTCAGATGCCGATGCTGCGGACCGCGCAGTGAAGCAAGTGTTCAGGCGCACATTCGCAGCAGACGATGGCCTTCAAAAAGCGTGGACTCTCTACCGGTTTCATAAAAACGACAGACTCCAGAAGGTTATTCATGCAATGAAGTACGAGGGAGTATATCGTCTCGGTAGTGTGCTTGGAGAGTTGCTCGCTGAAATGATCGGTGATTCGGTTATTGCTGCTCGTAGCGACTGTATTGTTCCCGTACCTCTTCACCAGTTGAAGGTGATCGAGCGAACCTACAATCAGTCTGAGCTTATAGCCCGTTCACTCGGGGTTGCCCTCGGAAAAGATGTTCGGGTTGATCTTGTGGCGCGAAAAAAATATACAAGATCTCAGGCGGGATTGTCGCCACGTGAAAGGCTGCGCAATGTAGAGAATGCTTTTACTTCTTCGGGCAATGCGGTTCCCGGGAATATTCTGCTTGTTGACGATGTGCTCACAACCGGATCGACAGTCGCTGCTGTCATGCGCTCCCTCAAATCTGCAGGAGCGTCGAATGTATCTCTTGCAACTATAGCGCTTGCTGTTTGA
- a CDS encoding AI-2E family transporter, with product MQKTILNNIILLLFVLVISAIFVSMVYNFLMVILIAAIFSGLAMPLYRWYERLFKGKKSLSAAMTLVTIAIILIFPLLALLGIIAGQAIKVSRSVGPWIEQRLEEPVALPDIVDSLPYSETIIEYSDEILQRLGELVGKMSSFLFENISSFTLSTVHTLFMMFVFFYTMFFFLRDGRMFLEKILYYLPLSERDQFRMLDKFTSVTGATIRGTFVIGIIQGTLAGIALGVAGIDSAVFWGAVMTVLSIIPVIGSGLVWGPAAIFLYATGEYIAATGLLLFCGLLVSSIDNVLRPILVGRDTKMHELLIFFGTFGGLSLFGIAGFIVGPVIAALFITVWEIYGETFKEYLKSLKSSDPCSDKESSEDMLE from the coding sequence ATGCAAAAAACAATTCTCAACAATATCATACTCCTGCTCTTTGTTCTGGTGATTTCTGCGATTTTTGTGTCCATGGTTTACAATTTTCTCATGGTCATTCTGATTGCCGCGATTTTTTCCGGGCTTGCTATGCCGTTATATAGGTGGTATGAGCGCCTTTTCAAGGGAAAGAAGAGTCTGAGTGCCGCCATGACGCTTGTGACCATAGCGATCATACTGATATTTCCTTTACTTGCCCTGCTCGGTATCATTGCAGGGCAGGCGATCAAAGTGAGCCGTTCGGTCGGCCCCTGGATTGAGCAGCGTCTTGAAGAACCGGTAGCATTGCCTGACATTGTCGATTCACTTCCCTATTCCGAAACGATCATCGAGTACAGCGATGAAATTCTCCAGCGTCTGGGTGAACTGGTTGGTAAGATGAGTTCTTTTCTTTTCGAGAATATCTCTTCTTTTACCCTCTCGACCGTGCATACGCTTTTTATGATGTTCGTATTTTTTTACACCATGTTTTTTTTCCTTCGGGATGGTAGAATGTTCCTCGAAAAAATTCTCTATTACCTTCCTCTCAGTGAGCGCGATCAGTTCCGCATGCTCGATAAATTTACCTCGGTAACGGGAGCCACTATCAGAGGGACTTTTGTCATCGGTATTATTCAGGGAACCCTTGCCGGAATTGCTTTGGGGGTCGCCGGTATAGATAGTGCCGTATTTTGGGGAGCGGTTATGACAGTTCTGTCGATTATTCCGGTTATAGGATCAGGGCTTGTATGGGGACCTGCGGCTATTTTTCTCTATGCAACCGGAGAGTATATCGCCGCGACCGGTCTTTTGCTTTTTTGCGGTCTGCTTGTCAGCAGCATCGATAATGTTTTACGGCCCATTCTTGTCGGAAGAGACACCAAAATGCACGAACTCCTGATCTTTTTCGGTACTTTCGGCGGGCTTAGTCTTTTTGGTATTGCCGGGTTTATTGTCGGCCCTGTCATCGCCGCCCTGTTTATCACTGTCTGGGAGATTTACGGTGAGACCTTCAAGGAATATCTCAAGTCGCTGAAAAGTTCCGATCCCTGTAGTGATAAAGAGTCAAGTGAAGACATGCTGGAGTAA
- a CDS encoding nucleoside-diphosphate kinase, translating to MERTLTILKPDCVRKQLIGAVIDKIERAGFRIVAMKKTKLTTETAGAFYAVHRERPFYGELVEFMSSGPCVPMILEKENAVEDFRKLIGATDPAEASEGTIRKLYADSKGENIVHGSDSDENARIESSFFFSTEDAVRVNN from the coding sequence ATGGAAAGAACACTAACAATTCTCAAACCTGATTGTGTTCGCAAGCAGCTTATCGGTGCAGTAATCGATAAAATCGAACGTGCAGGGTTTCGTATTGTCGCCATGAAAAAAACAAAGCTGACAACAGAAACAGCCGGTGCATTTTATGCCGTGCACCGCGAAAGACCATTTTACGGGGAACTTGTTGAGTTCATGTCTTCCGGGCCGTGTGTACCGATGATTCTCGAAAAGGAAAATGCAGTGGAAGATTTCCGCAAGCTTATCGGGGCAACGGACCCGGCAGAAGCTTCGGAAGGCACCATCCGTAAACTCTATGCAGACAGCAAAGGCGAAAACATTGTCCATGGTTCCGATTCGGACGAAAACGCCCGAATCGAGTCCTCATTCTTCTTCTCCACCGAAGACGCTGTCCGAGTGAACAATTGA
- a CDS encoding 16S rRNA (uracil(1498)-N(3))-methyltransferase — protein MDLFYTPSNCIDLTGETLLVEGEEFFHMTKVLRKKEGETVHLTDGAGLSIKAGITKIHRDGLTAAIISVERVAPPPTKVTVAISLLKSAQRFDFFLEKATELGVGGIIPMVTDRTVSLPKAEKVDKKLQRWKRILVSASRQTKRYHLPEITKPLLFSDVLGLEGYDVKLIPYESSDAIPKASFTGKNVLFIVGGEGGFTEEEIRCACKRGFREISFGHSILRAETAGVFAVALVRSQILVNGTPGEWL, from the coding sequence ATGGATCTTTTTTACACACCTTCTAACTGTATTGATCTTACAGGAGAAACTCTCCTTGTTGAAGGGGAAGAGTTTTTTCATATGACAAAAGTTCTCAGAAAAAAAGAGGGAGAAACAGTTCATCTTACTGATGGGGCCGGGCTGTCGATAAAAGCCGGTATTACGAAGATACACCGGGACGGCTTGACTGCAGCCATTATTTCAGTGGAACGAGTAGCTCCTCCGCCCACAAAAGTGACGGTTGCCATATCGCTTCTGAAATCAGCGCAGAGGTTTGATTTTTTCCTTGAAAAGGCTACCGAACTGGGTGTTGGTGGCATCATACCCATGGTAACCGACCGGACGGTTTCACTGCCGAAAGCCGAAAAAGTCGATAAAAAACTGCAGCGCTGGAAAAGGATTCTTGTTTCTGCATCACGTCAGACAAAAAGGTATCATCTTCCTGAAATCACCAAGCCGCTTTTGTTCAGCGATGTGCTGGGTCTCGAGGGGTATGATGTAAAGCTGATTCCTTACGAGTCATCTGATGCAATTCCAAAGGCATCATTTACAGGAAAAAATGTGTTGTTTATTGTTGGCGGTGAAGGTGGGTTTACTGAAGAAGAAATAAGGTGCGCCTGCAAGCGGGGCTTTCGTGAAATATCGTTCGGTCACTCGATTCTTCGTGCGGAAACAGCCGGCGTTTTCGCAGTTGCCTTGGTCCGTTCGCAAATTCTGGTGAATGGAACTCCGGGAGAGTGGCTGTGA
- a CDS encoding hemolysin family protein: MDSDILELFILFGLILANSFFSMAEFAIISSRETKLHELREAGIARASLVLELLDNPGKFLSAIQVGITLIGTLAGAFSGVSFSGPVSELISGIEPLEPYSEELALGLVVVSVTYFTLIIGELAPKKIALQHPEQIALNIARVIDILCRISAPVVSLINGSTNIVLKIIGIKNIEKPLVSDEEVMLMIKQGAKKGVFESVEYEMVSRIFRLSDKRASSMMTPKSEIEWLDLNTTDEELISKMQASGRSRFPVAEGSLDNLRGVVRSLDLVNKQLLKPGNLKATIRTAMKPPLFVPESVPAFQVLELFKENRAHLALVIDEQGFVQGAITLTDVLESIVGDIPADDLEGTKKIVRRSQRTWIIDGLLPVDDFIAEFDLDNFLDEEDPRYDTMGGFLMTKLEKVPSVMDTLEWQNMLFKVIKMDGQRVGKILVLFDHGAQNDART; encoded by the coding sequence ATGGATTCTGACATATTAGAACTCTTTATATTATTCGGCCTGATCTTAGCTAACAGCTTCTTTTCGATGGCTGAATTTGCAATTATTTCTTCAAGGGAAACTAAACTACATGAACTGCGCGAAGCCGGCATAGCTCGAGCCTCTCTTGTTCTCGAACTGCTTGACAACCCCGGTAAATTTCTCTCCGCCATACAGGTAGGCATTACTCTCATCGGTACACTTGCCGGTGCATTCAGCGGTGTAAGCTTTTCTGGTCCCGTCTCGGAGCTCATTTCAGGCATCGAACCCCTCGAACCATACAGTGAGGAACTGGCTCTTGGCCTGGTTGTCGTGAGTGTCACCTATTTCACCCTGATCATCGGTGAACTTGCACCAAAAAAAATCGCGCTGCAACATCCTGAGCAGATAGCGCTTAACATTGCACGAGTTATCGATATCCTCTGCCGGATAAGCGCACCTGTGGTCAGCCTTATCAACGGATCGACAAATATCGTTCTTAAAATCATCGGCATAAAAAATATTGAGAAGCCTCTCGTGAGCGATGAAGAAGTCATGCTGATGATAAAACAAGGTGCAAAGAAAGGAGTTTTCGAATCCGTGGAATACGAGATGGTCTCGAGAATTTTCCGGTTGAGCGACAAACGAGCCAGTTCCATGATGACCCCGAAAAGCGAGATCGAATGGCTCGACCTCAATACCACCGATGAGGAATTGATCTCCAAAATGCAAGCGAGCGGACGTTCGCGATTTCCCGTTGCCGAAGGAAGTCTTGACAATCTCAGAGGTGTTGTGCGCTCGCTCGATCTGGTAAACAAACAGTTGCTTAAACCAGGCAACCTCAAAGCGACCATCCGTACCGCCATGAAACCGCCGCTGTTCGTCCCTGAATCAGTTCCTGCATTCCAGGTACTCGAACTCTTCAAGGAAAACAGAGCGCACCTTGCTCTGGTAATAGACGAACAGGGATTTGTACAAGGAGCCATTACACTTACCGACGTGCTTGAAAGCATCGTTGGAGATATTCCTGCAGATGATCTTGAAGGAACTAAAAAAATAGTGCGCAGAAGCCAGCGAACCTGGATTATCGATGGGCTTCTTCCGGTAGATGACTTTATCGCAGAGTTCGATCTAGACAATTTCCTCGATGAAGAAGATCCCCGCTATGATACCATGGGCGGCTTTCTTATGACAAAGCTTGAAAAAGTCCCTTCGGTGATGGATACCCTCGAGTGGCAGAACATGCTTTTCAAGGTCATTAAAATGGACGGGCAACGAGTCGGCAAAATTCTGGTACTCTTCGATCACGGGGCGCAAAACGATGCCAGAACGTAA
- the lpxA gene encoding acyl-ACP--UDP-N-acetylglucosamine O-acyltransferase, translating into MESCIHSTAVIGSKAEIGQGVIIGPYAVIEDDVVIGDNTEIGPHAQIADGARLGRDCKVFAGAVLSTVPQDLKFEGEKTYLYVGDRTVIREYVTLNRGTRANGKTVVGSDNLIMAYVHAGHDCIIGNHVVIANSVQFGGHCEVEDYAVVGGLAGVHQFVRIGKYAMVGGISRASLDVPPYVMAGGHESFRFEGLNVVGLKRRGFSSEQIDTIRRVYRIIFQSGMLLGNALEKVETEFERTPEVDEVLHFFDTSAAKRKYIRPFKS; encoded by the coding sequence ATGGAAAGTTGTATTCATTCGACAGCCGTTATCGGGTCGAAGGCTGAAATCGGCCAAGGAGTTATAATTGGCCCTTATGCGGTTATCGAGGATGACGTCGTAATCGGGGATAACACCGAAATCGGTCCCCATGCACAGATCGCCGACGGTGCACGATTAGGGAGAGATTGCAAGGTTTTTGCCGGTGCGGTCCTTTCCACCGTTCCTCAGGATTTGAAGTTCGAGGGTGAGAAAACATACCTCTATGTTGGTGACCGTACCGTTATCAGGGAGTATGTCACCCTGAACAGGGGAACCAGGGCAAACGGTAAAACGGTTGTTGGTTCTGATAATCTTATCATGGCCTATGTTCATGCCGGTCATGATTGCATTATAGGGAACCATGTTGTTATCGCTAACTCCGTCCAGTTCGGAGGCCATTGCGAGGTTGAAGATTACGCTGTTGTCGGTGGGCTTGCAGGAGTTCATCAGTTTGTGCGCATCGGAAAGTATGCCATGGTCGGTGGAATATCCAGGGCTTCTCTCGATGTGCCTCCTTACGTCATGGCTGGGGGGCATGAAAGCTTCCGTTTTGAAGGGTTGAATGTCGTTGGGCTCAAACGCAGAGGTTTTTCATCAGAGCAGATCGATACGATCAGGCGCGTTTACAGGATTATTTTCCAGTCGGGGATGCTGCTCGGCAATGCACTTGAAAAAGTCGAGACTGAGTTTGAACGGACGCCCGAGGTTGATGAGGTATTGCATTTTTTTGATACAAGTGCTGCAAAGAGGAAATATATCAGGCCGTTCAAATCCTGA